The Polycladomyces zharkentensis genome includes a window with the following:
- a CDS encoding DNA internalization-related competence protein ComEC/Rec2, translating to MKAPVSWLAGGWMGGIGVALAWGSGYGGWWLFGAVVVGMGGGWVCLWRWRMWTATCTLLSFFVGAAYTSWVDARNVSSIDDRLADHVGIKMYGVIQSAPEVDGDQLTCMVKVRWIEVDGAVRRLEDEKVWFRLRVQSPTELRTIRDWTSGTRLSVDGVRLTRPEPARNPGGFDARSFYRRQFVHWIASTDGLHGVSAEQPPPWHVFAWADRIRQSGGETLAQLYPAEISGLIRGLVLGERKAVPEEVDRLFAQWGLTHLLAISGMNVAVFVAGVYGLLTRLRLTREVAGGLTMVSLPIFAWVTGAEASVVRACMMAGFTLVAAVFGKWHDRLSFLFLAGWMMLLWNPYQLLEAGFQLTCLITLGLLLAVEPLSGRFPLPWKRGNQLLAVTLIAHLVSFPVMIVYFYAFPTGSWWVNLWVVPIVGSVVFPLALLSLMLGWIAPVLGAVPAWVCTWVTKGLLWLLERFSAGPGMLTSWSPPSWIWCAAYAAVCVYALYAWTGNALYPRRHRWCSLALLTGLIFYSYHPFYGGMEARITFLDVGQGDCAVIETPKGQVIVVDGGGMPSFPQKSWQRRQYSYDVGENTVVPYLRFRGIRQIDYLIMTHGDTDHIGGLQTVAEQFPVRFVLRNPHPPRTETERKLVRTLIEQGARTVTPSPGTAWTLEPGVAWQFLHPDPAHLATDERTNNDSIVFLLQIQRFRLLMTGDIEQEAEADLMGKWRFPPVDVLKVAHHGSRTSTGESWLAQVRPGFAVISVGRHNRFGHPAPEVIRRLQSHRIRVYRTDRHGAVTIRIRPAGWTVETMMSEAR from the coding sequence ATGAAGGCTCCGGTGAGTTGGTTGGCGGGCGGATGGATGGGAGGCATCGGCGTTGCATTGGCATGGGGAAGCGGGTACGGTGGATGGTGGTTGTTCGGGGCGGTTGTTGTCGGGATGGGGGGAGGATGGGTGTGCCTGTGGCGTTGGCGGATGTGGACGGCAACATGCACGCTGCTCTCTTTTTTTGTCGGAGCCGCCTATACGTCCTGGGTGGATGCCCGCAATGTCTCGTCTATCGATGATCGGTTGGCCGATCACGTTGGCATCAAGATGTATGGGGTTATCCAGTCCGCCCCTGAGGTGGATGGAGATCAGCTCACCTGTATGGTGAAAGTCCGATGGATAGAGGTGGATGGTGCCGTTCGGCGCTTGGAAGACGAAAAAGTGTGGTTTCGTCTGCGAGTGCAATCACCGACGGAGTTGCGGACGATTCGCGATTGGACAAGCGGGACGCGGCTGTCGGTGGACGGTGTACGGTTGACTCGACCGGAACCGGCGCGAAATCCAGGCGGTTTTGATGCACGATCGTTTTATCGCCGTCAATTTGTGCATTGGATTGCGTCGACTGACGGGCTTCACGGGGTGTCGGCGGAACAACCGCCTCCATGGCATGTATTCGCATGGGCAGACCGGATTCGGCAAAGTGGCGGCGAAACGCTGGCACAACTGTATCCTGCGGAGATTTCCGGTCTGATTCGCGGATTGGTGCTGGGAGAGAGGAAAGCAGTGCCGGAGGAGGTAGACCGCCTGTTTGCCCAATGGGGACTGACGCATTTGTTGGCCATTTCCGGGATGAATGTGGCCGTCTTCGTCGCGGGCGTGTACGGTTTGTTGACCCGATTGCGCTTGACGCGTGAAGTGGCAGGCGGACTCACGATGGTATCGTTGCCGATATTTGCATGGGTGACGGGGGCGGAAGCATCCGTTGTCCGGGCGTGCATGATGGCCGGTTTCACCCTTGTTGCCGCGGTTTTCGGCAAGTGGCACGACCGGCTGTCCTTTTTGTTTCTGGCAGGATGGATGATGCTGTTGTGGAATCCGTATCAGCTCCTGGAGGCGGGGTTTCAGCTCACCTGTTTGATCACCCTCGGGCTGCTGTTGGCTGTCGAACCACTCAGTGGCCGGTTTCCATTACCTTGGAAGCGTGGCAATCAATTGTTGGCGGTCACATTGATCGCCCATCTGGTATCATTTCCTGTGATGATCGTCTATTTTTATGCTTTTCCCACTGGCTCTTGGTGGGTCAACCTGTGGGTCGTCCCGATTGTCGGTAGCGTGGTGTTCCCTTTGGCACTCCTCTCCTTGATGTTGGGCTGGATCGCACCGGTATTGGGAGCGGTGCCTGCCTGGGTATGCACTTGGGTGACAAAAGGGCTGTTATGGTTGTTGGAACGGTTTTCCGCGGGACCGGGAATGTTGACGTCATGGTCACCGCCGTCATGGATATGGTGTGCGGCATACGCGGCGGTATGTGTATACGCATTGTACGCTTGGACGGGCAACGCGCTTTATCCCCGTCGGCATCGCTGGTGTTCGCTTGCGTTGCTAACGGGTCTGATCTTCTACTCCTATCATCCGTTTTACGGGGGGATGGAGGCGCGCATCACCTTTCTCGATGTGGGGCAGGGGGATTGTGCCGTCATCGAGACACCGAAAGGACAAGTCATCGTAGTGGACGGAGGTGGAATGCCGTCATTTCCGCAAAAGTCGTGGCAACGGCGGCAATATTCCTACGACGTGGGAGAGAACACGGTGGTTCCATATCTGCGTTTTCGCGGCATTCGACAGATCGACTACCTCATCATGACGCATGGGGATACGGATCACATCGGAGGCTTGCAAACAGTGGCGGAACAATTCCCTGTTCGCTTCGTCCTGCGCAATCCCCACCCGCCCCGTACCGAGACGGAACGGAAATTGGTGCGAACATTGATCGAACAAGGTGCCCGTACCGTCACGCCTTCTCCCGGAACGGCATGGACACTGGAACCGGGGGTTGCATGGCAGTTTCTCCATCCCGATCCTGCTCATCTCGCGACCGACGAACGAACCAACAATGATTCCATTGTTTTTTTGCTGCAGATCCAACGTTTCCGCTTGCTGATGACGGGTGACATCGAGCAGGAGGCGGAAGCGGACTTGATGGGGAAGTGGCGCTTTCCACCTGTGGATGTGCTGAAAGTGGCCCATCACGGAAGCCGTACATCAACCGGAGAATCATGGCTTGCGCAAGTCCGTCCCGGTTTCGCCGTGATCTCGGTCGGCCGGCATAATCGGTTCGGCCATCCGGCTCCGGAAGTGATCCGCCGCTTGCAAAGCCATCGGATTCGCGTGTATCGGACGGATCGTCACGGGGCGGTGACCATCCGGATTCGTCCCGCCGGCTGGACGGTGGAAACGATGATGTCGGAGGCAAGATGA
- a CDS encoding RNA polymerase sigma factor, whose translation MVEAEWVKRAQAGDRETMIRLLREIETPVYRTAYYLLGNEQDALDATQEALLKIYHRISTFQGQSRFETWAQRIVTNICIDQFRRKTKVVPMPEEMQPVDTEAEQAVHQSHFHSDLKTAISQLPEQQRTAVVLRYVHDYSYQEIAESMNLPINTVKSHLFRARKQLQVLLAEYKEGGVAR comes from the coding sequence GTGGTCGAAGCGGAATGGGTCAAACGGGCGCAAGCCGGCGATCGCGAGACCATGATCCGGCTGCTGCGGGAAATTGAGACACCAGTCTACCGCACGGCCTATTATCTCCTGGGAAATGAGCAGGATGCGCTGGACGCGACCCAAGAAGCACTGCTAAAGATCTATCATCGGATTTCTACTTTTCAGGGGCAATCCCGCTTTGAAACTTGGGCGCAACGGATTGTGACCAACATTTGTATCGATCAGTTCCGCCGCAAAACGAAAGTGGTACCGATGCCGGAAGAGATGCAACCGGTGGATACCGAGGCGGAACAGGCAGTGCACCAATCCCATTTTCATTCGGATTTGAAAACGGCCATTTCGCAATTGCCGGAGCAACAACGCACAGCCGTCGTGTTGCGCTATGTGCACGACTATAGTTACCAGGAAATTGCGGAATCGATGAATTTACCCATCAACACCGTTAAATCCCATCTATTTCGCGCACGCAAACAATTGCAAGTGTTGTTGGCGGAATACAAGGAAGGGGGTGTCGCACGATGA